The following proteins are co-located in the Gossypium hirsutum isolate 1008001.06 chromosome A02, Gossypium_hirsutum_v2.1, whole genome shotgun sequence genome:
- the LOC107952307 gene encoding uncharacterized protein → MEQLIPKKVRFRDKEEDTSNDMMIDLSSDQPTPWRDKLFGHSSKDVFNGSEEKKVIDILEGDIQKTFVNGVPFITFSNRIHQILIQGMDNTMILKLLGCNIGFSVLQNKIHNMWKPSTRLHMMDIENGYFLVKFQNKLDCKKALFEGPWTIFGQYLTVQPWTLAFDPAQAFPSVVMAWIRFLGLPGYLYNCKIITEIGEMVGKLVKLDMNTDSRAKGRFTRMVVYVNLEKLLVSQILINGRSQKVEYESLSTICFHCGRYGHVDNLCTFRNSGPTVEKKVDSSETIPKNQNMVVEGSVKKDKNYKP, encoded by the coding sequence ATGGAGCAGTTGATACCTAAAAAGGTTCGATTTAGAGATAAAGAGGAGGATACGAGTAACGACATGATGATTGATCTGTCCTCGGATCAACCTACCCCTTGGAGAGATAAGCTCTTCGGCCATTCTTCAAAGGACGTCTTCAACGGTTCGGAAGAAAAGAAAGTTATTGATATTTTGGAAGGGGATATTCAGAAGACATTTGTGAATGGTGTGCCTTTTATAACCTTCTCGAACAGGATTCACCAAATCCTCATTCAGGGTATGGATAATACTATGATTTTAAAACTTCTAGGTTGTAACATTGGATTTTCAGTTTTGCAGAATAAAATTCATAACATGTGGAAACCCTCAACACGTTTGCACATGATGGATATTGAAAATGGTTATTTCCTAGTCAAATTTCAAAACAAGCTGGATTGCAAAAAGGCCCTTTTTGAAGGTCCTTGGACCATATTTGGTCAATATTTGACTGTTCAACCTTGGACGTTGGCCTTTGACCCTGCACAGGCTTTCCCAAGTGTTGTGATGGCATGGATCAGATTTCTTGGCTTACCTGGTTACTTGTACAATTGTAAAATCATTACAGAGATTGGGGAAATGGTTGGAAAATTGGTCAAGTTAGATATGAACACCGATAGTAGGGCAAAGGGACGTTTTACTAGAATGGTGGTTTATGTTAATTTGGAAAAGCTATTGGTTTCCCAAATCTTGATCAATGGTCGATCACAAAAGGTGGAATATGAATCTTTATCTACAATTTGCTTTCACTGTGGAAGGTATGGTCATGTGGATAACCTTTGTACCTTTAGAAATTCTGGTCCCacagttgaaaagaaagttgactCGTCTGAAACGATACCGAAAAATCAAAATATGGTCGTAGAAGGATCGGTGAAGAAGGACAAGAATTACAAGCCGTGA